The Eublepharis macularius isolate TG4126 chromosome 3, MPM_Emac_v1.0, whole genome shotgun sequence genome has a window encoding:
- the XK gene encoding endoplasmic reticulum membrane adapter protein XK, translating into MKFPGSVLASLFLFVAETATALYLSSTYRSAGDRIWQSLTLLFALLPCVLVQFSLVFIHRDLSRDRPLVLLLHILQLGPIVRCVEVFYIYFHAGRVEEPYVSITKKRQMPRDGHSEEVEREVGQAEGKLFTHRSAFSRASVIQAFLGSAPQLTLQLYICVLQQEITAARSIFMALSLLSIVYGALRCNILAIKIKYDDYDISVKPAAYLCIFLWRSFEIASRVIVLVLFSSVLQIWILPVVLVNFFAFFFYPWILFWQN; encoded by the exons ATGAAATTCCCGGGCTCGGTCCTGGCCTCGCTCTTCCTCTTCGTGGCCGAGACTGCGACGGCCCTATACCTGAGCAGCACCTACCGCTCGGCCGGCGACCGCATCTGGCAGTCGCTGACGCTGCTCTTCGCGCTGCTGCCCTGCGTGCTGGTGCAGTTCAGCCTGGTCTTCATCCACCGCGACCTCAGCAGGGACAGGCCGCTTGTGCTGCTGCTCCACATCCTGCAGCTGGGGCCCATTGTCAG gTGTGTGGaagttttttatatttattttcatgCAGGGAGAGTGGAAGAACCTTATGTCAGCATCACCAAGAAGCGGCAGATGCCCAGAGATGGTCATTCGGAAGAAGTGGAGAGAGAAGTGGGCCAGGCAGAGGGCAAGCTGTTTACGCATCGGTCTGCATTTAGTAGAGCATCAGTGATCCAAGCTTTCCTGGGCTCTGCACCTCAACTGACGCTTCAGCTGTATATATGTGTCCTGCAACAGGAGATCACAGCAGCTAGAA gtatCTTCATGGCACTTTCTCTCCTATCGATAGTATACGGAGCACTGCGCTGCAACATCCTGGCCATTAAGATTAAGTACGATGATTATGACATCAGTGTGAAACCTGCTGCCTACCTCTGCATTTTCCTCTGGCGAAGTTTTGAGATTGCTAGCAGGGTTATTGTTCTCGTCCTCTTCAGTTCAGTCCTTCAAATCTGGATCCTTCCTGTGGTGCTTGTCAATTTCTTTGCCTTTTTCTTCTATCCATGGATTCTCTTCTGGCAAA ACTAA